From Desulforegula conservatrix Mb1Pa, the proteins below share one genomic window:
- a CDS encoding transposase, whose product MSERQSLSHSTWECKYHVVWIPKYRKKTIYVELRKYLGDVFRDLARQKESAILEGH is encoded by the coding sequence ATGAGCGAGAGACAAAGCCTAAGCCATAGTACCTGGGAATGCAAGTATCATGTAGTATGGATTCCAAAGTATAGAAAAAAGACTATTTATGTAGAATTGAGGAAATATTTGGGAGATGTATTTCGAGATTTGGCCAGACAAAAAGAAAGTGCAATATTGGAAGGCCACT